In the genome of Massilia sp. PAMC28688, one region contains:
- a CDS encoding DUF4331 domain-containing protein, protein MKQLRLRATLGAVLVSNALACMFAPAAFASSHREAPFITEMPKVDATDFYMFKSYQANRSDFTTIIANYVPLQDAYGGPNYFMMDPDALYEIHIDNDHNGIEDITFQFRFNNIYKNTALTVGGKQVAIPLIINGGPIADINAAGADVRETFTLTMVRGDRRKGTRTPIANPAGGNVFDKPLDNIGNKSIPNYEAYAAKHIYNVTLPDCATPARLFVGQRKDPFVVNLGETFDLINIKAPAVEFSATAERDAKDDLAKKNVTTLSMEVPTSCLLSKTVSEPVIAGWTTASVRQGRLINPSPKKENDASREGGAWTQVSRLSMPLVNEVVIGLKDKDKFNHSKPTGDTQFIDYVTNPTLPALIEILYGSAGAKAPTKFPRADLVATFLTGIDTVNKPKVANAVPSEMLRLDTSKPVTAAGAQNRLGVIGGDNAGYPNGRRPGDDVVDISLRVVMGKLCTLNIGCAPADAPAGTLRFTDGAYLDETFVNASFPYLKSPLPGSPQQ, encoded by the coding sequence ATGAAACAACTAAGACTGCGTGCAACGCTTGGAGCCGTATTGGTAAGCAACGCGCTTGCATGCATGTTTGCGCCTGCCGCATTCGCGTCTAGCCACCGTGAAGCGCCATTCATTACTGAAATGCCGAAAGTCGATGCCACCGACTTCTACATGTTCAAGAGTTACCAGGCCAACCGCAGCGATTTCACGACCATTATCGCCAATTACGTGCCCCTGCAAGATGCCTACGGCGGCCCCAATTATTTCATGATGGACCCGGACGCGCTGTATGAAATCCATATCGACAATGACCACAACGGTATTGAAGATATCACCTTCCAGTTCCGCTTCAATAACATCTACAAGAATACGGCACTGACCGTGGGCGGCAAGCAGGTCGCCATTCCCCTCATTATCAATGGCGGCCCGATTGCCGACATTAACGCCGCCGGCGCCGATGTGCGCGAAACCTTCACCCTGACCATGGTGCGCGGCGACCGCCGCAAGGGCACCCGTACGCCGATCGCCAACCCGGCCGGCGGCAACGTCTTTGACAAGCCACTGGACAACATCGGCAATAAGTCGATCCCCAACTACGAAGCTTACGCTGCCAAGCACATCTACAACGTCACGCTGCCGGACTGCGCCACGCCGGCACGCCTGTTCGTGGGCCAGCGCAAGGACCCGTTCGTTGTGAACCTGGGCGAAACATTTGACCTCATCAACATCAAGGCCCCGGCCGTCGAGTTTAGCGCCACCGCCGAACGCGATGCCAAGGACGACCTGGCCAAGAAGAACGTGACCACGCTGAGCATGGAAGTGCCGACTTCCTGCCTGCTGAGCAAGACCGTGAGCGAGCCTGTGATTGCCGGCTGGACCACGGCCAGTGTGCGCCAGGGCCGCCTGATCAATCCTAGCCCGAAGAAAGAAAACGATGCTTCGCGCGAAGGCGGCGCATGGACCCAGGTATCGCGTCTGTCGATGCCACTGGTCAATGAAGTCGTGATCGGCCTGAAAGACAAGGACAAGTTCAATCACAGCAAGCCTACCGGCGACACCCAGTTCATCGACTACGTCACCAACCCGACCCTGCCGGCGCTGATTGAAATCCTGTACGGCTCGGCCGGTGCCAAGGCGCCGACCAAGTTCCCCCGTGCCGACCTGGTAGCGACCTTCCTGACCGGTATCGATACTGTCAACAAGCCCAAGGTTGCCAATGCCGTGCCATCGGAAATGCTGCGTCTTGACACCAGCAAGCCAGTGACTGCTGCCGGCGCCCAGAACCGCCTTGGCGTGATTGGTGGCGACAATGCCGGCTACCCGAACGGCCGCCGCCCTGGCGACGATGTGGTCGACATTTCACTGCGCGTTGTGATGGGCAAGCTGTGCACCCTGAACATTGGCTGCGCACCGGCAGACGCACCAGCCGGCACCCTTCGCTTCACGGACGGCGCCTACCTTGACGAGACCTTCGTCAACGCCAGCTTCCCGTACCTGAAGTCGCCGCTGCCTGGTTCGCCACAGCAGTAA
- the ybiB gene encoding DNA-binding protein YbiB, with protein sequence MNNSHAVFQAAHIIKNIGRGKKGARDMEREEARAVYSAMLNKEVSDLELGAILLAMRIKGESVQEIGGFMDAAEASLTLVPPVAGEFAPISIPSYNGARKLANLTPLLAMLLARAGAPVLVHGVAHDPGRVTTAEIFAAMGVQPAQSLADVQSGFAQQLPSFMPIELLAPKMAWLLSLRRILGVRSSTHTLVKILQPFADPALRLVSYTHPEYLDMLGEYFRTAAPVARGDAFLMRGTEGETVANANRGQQIDWFHQGQRTVLVQRDAPGDERAIMPDAADAATTAAWIGRALRGEVPVPAPIEQQVAQCLLVSKQLRANTGGNDGAQQG encoded by the coding sequence ATGAACAATTCACACGCAGTTTTCCAGGCCGCACACATCATCAAAAATATCGGCCGCGGCAAGAAGGGTGCGCGCGACATGGAGCGCGAGGAGGCACGCGCCGTGTATTCGGCGATGTTGAACAAGGAAGTGTCTGACCTGGAACTGGGGGCGATACTGCTTGCCATGCGCATCAAGGGTGAGTCGGTCCAGGAAATCGGCGGCTTCATGGATGCGGCCGAGGCCTCGCTGACCCTGGTACCGCCGGTGGCAGGCGAGTTCGCTCCCATCAGCATTCCCAGCTACAACGGCGCGCGCAAGCTTGCCAACCTCACGCCCTTGCTGGCCATGCTGCTGGCCCGCGCCGGTGCGCCGGTGTTGGTGCACGGCGTCGCGCACGATCCGGGGCGCGTGACCACGGCTGAAATCTTCGCCGCCATGGGGGTGCAGCCGGCGCAGTCGCTGGCCGACGTGCAGTCGGGTTTTGCGCAGCAACTGCCAAGCTTCATGCCAATTGAACTGCTGGCGCCCAAGATGGCATGGCTGCTGTCGCTGCGCCGCATCCTGGGCGTGCGCAGTTCCACCCATACCCTGGTCAAGATTCTCCAGCCCTTCGCCGATCCCGCCTTGCGGCTGGTGTCGTACACCCATCCGGAATACCTGGACATGCTGGGCGAGTATTTCCGCACGGCCGCGCCGGTTGCGCGGGGTGACGCCTTCCTGATGCGTGGCACCGAGGGCGAAACGGTCGCCAACGCCAACCGCGGCCAGCAAATCGATTGGTTCCACCAGGGCCAGCGCACCGTACTGGTGCAGCGCGATGCACCAGGCGATGAGCGCGCCATCATGCCCGACGCTGCCGACGCGGCCACCACCGCCGCCTGGATCGGCCGCGCCTTGAGAGGAGAAGTGCCGGTTCCTGCGCCCATCGAACAGCAAGTGGCACAGTGTTTGCTAGTTTCAAAGCAATTACGCGCAAACACGGGTGGCAACGATGGAGCACAGCAAGGGTAG
- the cobA gene encoding uroporphyrinogen-III C-methyltransferase codes for MEHSKGRVVLVGAGPGDPELLTLKAVKAIAAADVLLVDDLVNPEVLAHASPHARIVNVGKRGGCHSTPQQFIERLMVAEARAGHCVVRLKGGDPFVFGRGGEERAHLMAQGITVDVINGISSGLAAPAAIGVPLTHRDWSSGAIFITGHERGDDAGQARTPDWALLAATGLTLVIYMGVARCRQIQAALLAGGKPGSTPVAVIQSATGPGQTHLITTLAALPADLAASGLGSPSIIVVGEVVRCATAHQQLTALASRAI; via the coding sequence ATGGAGCACAGCAAGGGTAGGGTAGTACTGGTGGGCGCAGGGCCGGGCGATCCGGAACTGCTGACGCTCAAGGCGGTCAAAGCGATTGCAGCGGCCGATGTGCTGCTGGTGGACGACCTGGTCAATCCCGAGGTGCTGGCGCATGCGTCGCCGCACGCCCGCATTGTCAACGTTGGCAAGCGCGGTGGCTGCCATTCCACGCCGCAGCAATTCATCGAGCGGCTCATGGTGGCCGAAGCGCGCGCCGGCCACTGCGTGGTCCGGCTCAAGGGCGGCGACCCGTTTGTGTTTGGCCGGGGCGGTGAAGAGCGGGCCCATCTCATGGCGCAGGGCATCACGGTCGACGTCATCAACGGCATCAGCAGTGGCCTTGCCGCCCCGGCCGCCATTGGTGTGCCGCTGACCCACCGCGACTGGAGTTCGGGCGCCATTTTCATCACGGGGCACGAGCGCGGCGACGATGCCGGCCAGGCCCGCACGCCGGACTGGGCCCTGCTGGCAGCCACCGGCCTGACGCTGGTCATTTATATGGGCGTGGCACGCTGCCGCCAGATCCAGGCGGCGCTCCTGGCGGGTGGCAAGCCGGGCAGCACACCGGTGGCTGTGATCCAGTCCGCCACCGGGCCCGGGCAGACTCACCTGATCACGACACTGGCAGCGTTGCCGGCCGATCTGGCAGCATCGGGCCTTGGCAGTCCCAGCATCATTGTGGTGGGCGAGGTGGTGCGCTGCGCCACCGCGCACCAGCAATTGACGGCCCTGGCCAGCCGCGCAATCTGA